A single region of the Lotus japonicus ecotype B-129 chromosome 4, LjGifu_v1.2 genome encodes:
- the LOC130712066 gene encoding GPI ethanolamine phosphate transferase 3-like: protein METRRRNGGKWQYIWPMWTTLLLHLIAILLFTTGFLLTRTELPYHSHCSDVAHSPCFSPPSSSHSNGSCWTKPSINRLVVIVLDAIRFDFVAPSTFFPESKAWMDKLPVLKNAAASRPLSARIFKAIADPPTTSLQRLKGLTTGGLPTFVDVGNSFGAPAIVEDNFINQLVQNGKKVVMMGDDTWTQLFPHHFERSYPYPSFNVKDLDTVDNGCIDHLFPSLYEEDWDVLIAHFLGVDHAGHIFGVDSTPMIEKLEQYNNLLERVIEVLDNQSGAGNLHENTLLVVLGDHGQTLNGDHGGGSAEEVETALFAMSFKEPLSSVPPEFVSASCQPDLDGKNVCISTMQQLDFAVTMSALLGVPFPYGSIGRINPELYALGSWNLDASQKLSKSDLWMQNYAHALCINSWQVKRYVDAYSVSSAVGFSHDDLSQIASAYAQAENWLHSTKKLLLDRHNGSDKLVPALMKQMDAYFNFLTTVAELARSKWTEFDLNLMGAGIGIMFVSLIFQVFSILRVNKQHGVTSPSPGSSLITSASTFTFFLLGIRACSFLSNSYILEEGKVANFLLSTSGIVALRQSIIKEKLLIESVGFLILSTFCRFAVEVGLSKQAATSAFMKDYTSWIVNTLDLPVWDYAAKFVPMLVLILLALWLYKATKGNFFDWPWMYAILVTILSYMLIILHWITESNEYVAALIPQSIGRNYIPRIIYILALGQLLLLAFGRIFKHTSLDCKKNIVAKTTAMLSALSSTVILLSGKQGPVIALASIVGGYCIMRLDNIVESRKHGSHRSFAVMQWSLLATCLFFCSGHWCAFDGLRYGAAFIGFEEFKLVRQAILLTIDTFGFSIILPVFGLPFLVTKYQPNLGKHFLFTQLSQMYTTYGLITATMTTFTIVCVTIQRRHLMVWGLFAPKFVFDVFNLILTDVLICLASIYYFNEAKDDPQLKS, encoded by the exons ATGGAAACACGGCGGAGAAACGGCGGAAAGTGGCAATACATATGGCCGATGTGGACGACGCTACTGCTTCACCTCATCGCCATTCTTCTCTTCACCACCGGCTTCCTCCTCACCCGAACCGAGCTTCCTTATCACAGCCACTGCTCCGACGTTGCACACTCCCCTTGCttctctcctccttcttcctctcacAGCAATGGATCTTGCTGGACCAAACCTTCCATCAACCGTCTCGTCGTCATCGTTCTCGATGCTATCAG ATTTGATTTCGTTGCTCCTAGTACCTTCTTCCCAG AATCAAAAGCGTGGATGGATAAATTGCCGGTTCTGAAGAATGCGGCGGCTTCGCGACCTTTGTCAGCTAGGATTTTCAAAGCCATTGCTGATCCACCTACCACAAGTTTGCAGCGCTTGAAG GGCTTGACAACGGGTGGACTTCCGACTTTTGTAGATGTTGGTAATAGCTTTGGTGCACCCGCGATAGTTGAAGATAACTTCATAAATCAG TTGGTTCAGAATGGGAAGAAAGTTGTCATGATGGGGGATGATACATGGACTCAGTTATTTCCACACCATTTTGAAAGATCATATCCGTACCCCTCTTTTAACGTCAAAGATCTTGATACA GTTGACAATGGATGCATTGACCACTTATTTCCATCTCTATATGAAGAAGATTGGGATGTCCTTATTGCACATTTTCTTGGAGTG GATCATGCTGGGCATATATTTGGGGTCGACTCCACTCCGATGATAGAAAAGTTGGAACAGTACAATAACCTTTTAGAG AGAGTTATTGAAGTGCTGGATAATCAGTCTGGAGCTGGGAacttacatgaaaatactttgcTTGTGGTATTGGGTGACCATGGACAAACCCTTAATGGTGATCATGGCGGCGGGAGTGCTGAAGAG GTGGAAACTGCCTTGTTTGCTATGAGTTTTAAGGAGCCTCTTTCCTCTGTGCCACCAGAATTTGTTTCTGCTTCTTGTCAACCAGATTTG GATGGAAAGAATGTTTGTATCAGCACCATGCAACAG CTTGACTTTGCAGTAACGATGTCAGCACTGCTTGGCGTACCTTTCCCTTATGGAAG TATTGGTCGCATCAATCCTGAACTATATGCTTTAGGTAGTTGGAATTTAGatgcctctcaaaagctgtcaAAATCAGATCTTTGGATGCAGAATTATGCTCATGCACTGTGCATAAATTCTTGGCAG GTGAAGAGATATGTGGATGCTTACTCAGTTTCATCAGCTGTTGGGTTCTCCCATGATGACTTATCCCAAATTGCAAGTGCTTATGCTCAAGCAGAGAATTGGTTGCACTCTACCAAAAAGCTGCTGCTTGATAGACACAATGGCAGTGATAAATTAGTACCTGCACTTATGAAGCAAATGGATGCATACTTCAATTTTCTTACAACAGTCGCTGAGTTAGCTCGGTCTAAATGGACTGAGTTTGACTTGAACTTGATGGGTGCGGGCATTGGAATCATGTTCGTGTCGCTTATATTTCAAGTATTTTCCATTTTAAGGGTGAACAAGCAGCATGGTGTAACTTCGCCATCTCCTGGAAGTTCTTTGATTACCAGTGCCTCGACTTTTACATTCTTTTTACTGGGAATACGTGCTTGTAGTTTCCTTTCAAACAGTTATATTT TGGAGGAAGGGAAAGTAGCAAATTTTCTTTTGAGCACATCTGGGATTGTGGCATTACGCCAATCAATCATCAAGGAGAAATTGCTAATAGAA AGTGTTGGATTTCTTATTTTGAGCACCTTTTGTCGATTTGCCGTTGAAGTTGGACTGTCCAAGCAAGCTGCCACATCTGCTTTCATGAAAGATTACACTTCATGGATTGTCAATACCTTAGATTTACCTGTTTGGGACTATGCAGCTAAATTTGTACCAATGCTAGTGCTGATTCTGTTGGCATTGTGGCTTTACAAGGCCACCAAGGGCAACTTCTTTGATTGGCCATGGATGTATGCGATACTGGTTACTATCTTGAGTTATATGCTAATCATTCTGCATTGGATCACAGAGAGTAATGAATATGTTGCAGCTCTGATACCTCAAAGCATTGGAAGAAATTATATCCCTAGAATCATTTATATTCTTGCTTTGGGACAGTTGTTATTACTGGCATTTGGTCGAATATTTAAGCACACCAGTTTAGATTGCAAGAAAAACATAGTTGCAAAAACAACGGCCATGTTATCTGCTTTGAGTTCAACTGTCATTCTTCTTTCAGGAAAACAGGGTCCTGTGATTGCTTTGGCATCCATAGTTGGAG GTTATTGTATTATGAGGTTGGATAATATAGTAGAATCTCGTAAGCATGGATCTCATAGAAGTTTTGCTGTCATGCAATGGAGTCTCCTTGCCACATGTCTCTTCTTCTGCAGCGGTCACTG GTGTGCTTTTGATGGTCTCCGCTATGGTGCTGCATTTATAGG GTTTGAAGAATTTAAGCTCGTTCGCCAAGCAATCCTCCTTACAATAGATACCTTTGGTTTTTCTATCATCCTTCCAGTATTTGGCCTCCCGTTTCTCGTAACGAAGTATCAACCTAATCTAGGAAAGCATTTTCTTTTCACTCAATTATCTCAA ATGTATACAACATATGGGCTCATAACAGCAACTATGACCACTTTTACGATAGTATGTGTCACAATTCAAAGGCGGCACCTGATG GTTTGGGGTTTATTTGCTCCAAAGTTTGTCTTCGATGTGTTTAATCTCATACTTACAGATGTGTTGATTTGTTTGGCCTCAATTTACTATTTCAATGAAGCGAAGGATGACCCCCAACTGAAATCGTAA
- the LOC130713251 gene encoding self-incompatibility protein S1-like has protein sequence MVVLVLGLLLCTFAVTVAGSKHVSIKNKLGSGKDNDMGKQNIEDGNEFGWDFSDNVFGTTIFFCDLAWERVQQYYIDAYSFGRDLVRCKSGCS, from the coding sequence ATGGTGGTGTTGGTACTAGGATTATTGTTGTGCACCTTTGCTGTTACTGTTGCAGGTAGCAAACATGTAAGCATCAAGAACAAACTAGGATCTGGGAAAGATAATGATATGGGCAAGCAAAACATTGAAGATGGGAATGAATTTGGGTGGGACTTCTCTGACAATGTTTTTGGGACTACCATATTTTTCTGTGATTTGGCATGGGAGAGAGTCCAGCAGTATTATATTGATGCTTATTCCTTTGGAAGAGACTTGGTGCGATGCAAGAGTGGATGTTCATGA